ATGGAGGAAAATTCCCGGGAATTTTCAACTGGACAGATGCCATTAAAAATATTGTTAATTTTAAAAAATAAATAATGAAATATTTTATAAGCATATTTTTTATTTTTTTGATAAACTGTAAACAGGAAAAAAATAAGCAAAAAGAGAATGATATTATAAGTATAGTGCATGAAAGCAATGGTATTATAAATGATATTACGGGTAATTATTATATTCTTGACAATAGATTTAAAAGTTCTGGTAAACATAGTTTGGATATGACTTCTAATGACATTAATACGATTAAAAAAAAATTATCCAGGAAGATATATATAAATTAGAAAATAATTTAAAATTTGTTAAATCTTGTACATCAATTTGTCTATCAGAAATTACGATAAGATATAGATCAGGAAGAATGCAACACTTTATTTTTGATAATTATCAGTATAAATCTCTTATTAATGATCAATCATATAAAAAGATTGTCGATCTTGAAGAAGTTATATCAAAAATTATCATGGGAAAAAAAAATGATCCTGAATCTAAAAATGTAAATTTTTAAGATTAATTAAATTACTTTTTATAATTAGTTTAGATAAATACTTTATTGATATCTATATTATCAAGTATAAAATAATTGTATAAGTAAAATGCCCCTAAAAGTGTCTAACTTTTAGGGGCATTTTTTGTGGTAAAATTGAAATACAGTTTAAAATTTAAGATTGGATTTGTTTAAACTTTTACTAGCATATCAGTCTGCTTCAATGCAAAATGATCTGACGCTCTGTAAATCTCCTTTTTATCATCTGATTTTTCCTCTGTTCAAATCAATTATTTCTCAAAACACCGCTGTTTTTATGTATTAATGTTTTTTAGAGAAAGTCACAAGGATTAAGGAGAAAGCCGTTCGTTTTTTTATCTGATTTCGAAATTATTTGAAAAAGAATCAAAATAATACTTTAATCTTGGAAAATGATATAAATGTTTTATTATCTTTGAGAAGATAAAAAATTGTAAAATTTTATAACTGAACCAAATTCTATTATTATGAAAAATTTAAAAACTTTGTCAAGAAAAGAACTGAAAGCCATTAAAGGAGCGGCATCTGTTTCAAAATGTCCTCCCGGGAATTACTATTGTCCTGAAGCGGCAGTATGTGTCCCGATTAATGCAGAATGTTATATCATAGTACCGGATATACCGGCAGAAGGATAAGCAGCTCATTAATTAAAATTTAAAAAAGTTCTTCGTAAAGAAGAACTTTTAATTTATGTATCCGTCAGTATTCTTAATTCTCTTCATCGCTTCCCTTGAATAATCTTCAGAAGCAATATGGGGAAAACCAATATGTTCCGCGCTGCCAGACAAAATTCCTCAAATTATCTTATATGAGCAATTCTAAATCCTCCGGAAAAATTCTGACTTTGATATCAGTCACGATTTCTTTGATTTTCTTAAAACTACAAAATATTTAAAATAACTGTTCAGCCTTTAATAAAATATAATCAGCTGAACAGTTTTGTTTTTTATTTTTATGCCGGATTATTTCTGGCCTTTTCCAAGTCCCAAACTCGGTGATTGGCTATTGCATGGATAAATGATTCATCAGGATTGGTATGATCGGAAGTGATAATTGCAGAATCCTCATGTTTTTTATTCTTTACATTGCTAGCGTTATAGATATCATCCGTGTCCTGGCCAAAGTAGATGGCTTTACAATGTTTGTATGCTTCATTAACAAACAAAAGCGTTCCCGGTTTATTATCTTCATCCAACAGGTTTTCTGCTGACTGCTTACCGCTGCAGATGTATAAGGCATCAAAACAGACACTTGCTGTACTCGTGAGGGAGTGTTTTGGATGAAAAGTTGTTCCATCATCTCCTTTTACAGCAGCAAGGCTTCCTGCGATAATCTGTACAGTTGCCCCTTCTTTTTCAAGTTTTGCCTTTAAATCGCTTACGTCTTTTGCATGCACTCCGTTTTCCATGATAAAACCGATAACCCGGCTTTTTATGGTATCTTTAACTGTATTCTTCATGCTTAAAGCATCAGAACTCTTGGTTGCAGGCTCTTTTTCAGTACTCTGAAGTGTTTTTG
The sequence above is a segment of the Chryseobacterium sp. JJR-5R genome. Coding sequences within it:
- a CDS encoding bacteriocin-like protein; translation: MKNLKTLSRKELKAIKGAASVSKCPPGNYYCPEAAVCVPINAECYIIVPDIPAEG